The Vitis vinifera cultivar Pinot Noir 40024 chromosome 7, ASM3070453v1 genomic interval TGCCATGAACAAGCTCAGAGTAGAAGATGGCTAGTCCTGGTATTCTACTAAAGTTTGTGCTCGCTACTAATTCCTTCACCATCTCAGGAGAAATCTTGTGATCCAGATCATAATAGTATTTCCTCCGGTACACATCATTCCAAATGTACATTATGGTCATCAGAACTAAGGCAAAGGCCAAGGGTAGATACCCGCCTTGATCAAACTTGTAAAGGACTGAACTTAGATACAGAAGCTCAATGCTACCAATGACCACAACATATGAGATCACAAGTAGGATATGGGTTTTCCATATCATGATCATCACAAGAACCAGAAATGATGAGGTGAGGGTCATCACGAACACCACCGCAATCCCTACACCAACAAAGACTCACAATCATGATCATTTCGAAATATCATGCACCAAGCTcgaaaaaagttgaaaaatgaagATCTGAAAGAAGGATGGGTGGATTACCATATGCATTTCCAATCTTTGTGGTAGTCTTGAACCCAACAGTGACCCCTACACAAGCCAGCATGAGAAGGTAATTGACCTCAGGAATGTATACTTGCCCTTCATACTTAGTCGATGTATGCACAATCTTCACCCGAGGAAAGCACCCCAGCGAGAGCGACTGCTGGATAATGGAGAAAGTCCCGGAAATCATTGCTTGACTGGCAATGATTGATGCGGACACAGCCACAACAAACATCGGCCAGTACAGACCATCTACACCAAAGAAATTAACCCAcctaaataaaccaataaaagAACCAACAAGAAGACAGAAAACATACTCTAATGCAAGAATGCTTACGTGGTATGGACTTAAAGAAAATGTCACCAACATCCTCATGGTGTTTCCGAAGAAAAGAGGCTTGACCAGTATATGCCAATACAAGAGCAGGGTATGTGATAGTGCACATACTTATCTGTATCGATTGAACTGTGAAGTGGCCAACATCAGCAAACAGCGCCTCCGTCCCTGCATTTCCCGAAAACAATCTGAGAAATTTCTCAAGTTAATGATGGAGGAGAATTGATTAATGATCCACATCCAAACCTGTTATGGAGAGGACGACCCCACCAAGGGAAATCCAGGCTTGTTTCTTGTTCCTTCTGAAGTAATCGATGATGTACTTGGGATTAATGGCTTTAACAACTGTTGGATCAAACTTGATGAAGTTGTAGACCCCAATGCCGCTAATTAACGCGAACCAAACACAGATTATTGGAGCAAAACTGTATCCAACTTTGTCAGTTCCAAATCTTTGAACCATGAAGAGGCATACCAAAATGACTACTGATATCCAAACAATCATATCTGTTTGCACAAAGGAAAATggtattgaaattaaaataaaatttatttattttttcaaattgagGAACAAAAATGATCAATAACATGCTTAtgtaaccattttttttaaattattttaagatgaTAAGACACTTTTATTGTATTTAATAAGTTAGACTATTACCTTTGTATATCTGCCATGACTAAGGAAGTGGACAAGtcaaaatgttattaaaaataattatatgaggatgttattgtaatttgaaaggattattttaaatttgtcaaCAATGCAAAGTTGCAAaccaattggttttttttttttttttttcctttttgtttactTAAAAAAAGGGGAAAGATTCCAAGTTAATGTGGCCAGTTGAGATTTCCTAAAGTTATTTATATAAGCCATTGGATTCAACACTTTTGTCCACACTTTAGTAGTCAAAATTGTACGATCTCATTTATTATCAATTAATTTGGtccaattcaatttctttttttagggttatttaattaaaagaaataaaataattacaaaaataccattcatttttattttattttttgtaaaaatatttttttaaaaaaatttataaaaaattatccaaatattaaataaaaatttattttagtagttgattttaaaagttgagAAAGATTACCTTGTGTCATTGAATCCAATGCTACCTTGATGCCACCCACAGCTGATAAAACTGTGACATGCAAAGTCAAATGTCAAATACACAACATGAAAGTGAAGGAGGAAACCCATTTTCCTTGTCAGCTAAAATCCAACTAAATTAATTTGCATCACAATTTTGGTTTTTGTGAAAGACGCCAATCCTAAATATTCCTACCCAATAAGAAAACTtaataataaagaagaaagTTGAATGCATATTCCCccatatatatgttttttggtaacaaaaatttgtgaaagGAAAAGCCATTTATTATGAAAGAAGGAAACCTTTTAATCTCAAACTAAAAAGGATGATGTAAATTATGGTGGCTTTTTACTTTCCAAAAGTaagaaaagtattttcaaattaaaaattgtgatgtgaaaacaaagatgaaaaaaagaGCTCTTTTAAAAAATACGTTAATAAGGGGGAATAAAGCAGAAGtatttcattaaatttgtaTGTAAATGTAAAGAAGAAGGATAAAAACTAAGCTAACCTGAGATGCAAGGAGTGAGGACACCATCACCAATCACCATGGAAGTGCCAAGCATTGTGGCAAACAACAGAAAGAGCTTAGCAAAGTTGCTCTTCTCTAGCTTGGACTTGAGCTTTGATGCCATCTGCAGTCTTTTACTAGGCAGCTCCAACCGGAAATTGGAGACTTCTCTGTCCTCAGCCTGTTGACTAGGGATCAGCCCCACCTTGGCATATCGGCATATAAGAGAATACAAAGCAAATGTCCCTcctgaaaataataataacacaaaTGTGATATTCATCACCTAAGCTTAATgggttattttcctttttcggAGTTATAATGTGACCGTATATTTAGAGttgaaagggaagaaaagattataaaaaagattCATTGGATTGAGAGCACAACTGTTGATCATTGATTAAGCACATAAGAGGGAAGTTTCCCTTCCCCATTTGGAGCCTGCAAGGTTATTTTAACGGCTAAGTCACACAATTTGTTCCATCACAGTTGGCCTTCAAAGGTGTTTTCCACTCATCCCATCAATGATCAAGACTAGCAAAAAtggcaagaaaagaaaagggaaaaaagaatcACAGTTGGTTTGGAAAAGTTTTAAGATCAAAGTAGCATCTTTCTAATAAGAAAAGATGATGGGTTCAAgccataaaagaaaacaaaaaaaggaaaaggaaagataGAAAAAGAAGATCAAAGTAGGATtcatttgaattaaaatcaaaggTCATTCATGATGATGAGCTCTCACCACCGCCATTATCATTGGCCTTCAAAACAATCAAGACATACTTGAAGAGAGGGATGAGGGTGAGGGTGTAGAAGATGAGAGAAAGAACCCCCAGAATATCATCATTATGTTTGACACCATCAGTGAAAGTGCTTGCATACACGTACAAAGGCGAAGTTCCAATGTCCCCATACACTATTCCAATGCTCTGAAACGCCAGGTGCAGTATCACAGACCAGTTCTTGGAGCCCttcaaaacagaaaataaaaagataaaaataaataaataaaataaaataaaaaatcaaatcttcTTTTTCCCAGTTACCATGCATGCAGATACAGAATAACAAGAAAATGATATCAGGAAGTGGGGGTGCAGACCCTGGAGCTATGGTGGCTTTGGCCATGGACAGTCCCGGTCTCCATGTCTAAGGAGTCCATACGACGTAGTTCTCCGCATGAGAGTTTCTTTGATTTGAGGCCTTGATCATGGGTCTCGTCAGGGCTGTTTACCACATCAGAAGACATTTTCTATGATCCGAAAAGGGCTTTGATTAGCCTGGAGGTTTAGCAGAAGGAGGAGAGGCCAATTTAAAGGCACAGAAAGGTCtgaaagaagtgaagaagaaaCATGAAGTTCAAGGTGGGAGATGTCGATGGACATCCCCCAAATGTTTGCTTCTTGGTTTTACGCTTCTTACCTTCCTTGCCCTGCCCTGACTTTTGGTTGACAACCGCATGGTTGATTTTATGAATtagtaaatgaaattatgagTGTCCTTCTTCCccatttattttccaaatttagtaGAAAACGCGTCATCAGTGAATGGTTGAATGGTTGATATCAGAAGCCAATAATTTGTTCTTCAAGTTTggcattttctaaatttatgatattttttatggtattaattaaaagatatttttcatggtgataattaaaagatatttttggaAAGATGACTTCCAATTATATTCCtttacaaatttgaaaatattttttgaattaatatattactatatttattaaattcccatcaaagaagccatgTTGCTACAATTTTTTTGGCTATTCTATCTAGCTACAATTGATACTAATGGGACAATCTTTTGATGCCTTCCCATGTTTCAAAGCTCATAAATCATTCCCACTTTCAATATACGTTTGTGTGGAATGTCAAACACCTTCTCTGTCTGtctcaaatttttcttcaagatattGTAGCCAACATTTATCAAAACCCTCTTTCCAAATCTGGAGCCCTTATCTGCCATCACCTCAGTCTCACCGATCAAGTGCACTACACCCACTTGTGCCGCGCTATCAATTACTTCAATATCCTTCTTAACATCCTGTTGATGTCTTTTTTCATCTATTTGCTTTGATTCTTCTCTCTCGTTCTCACCATTAATCAACCCATCTTGCAGCTCTCCAGAAACTATGTCTCCACTATTGTGTGTTAATGTCACGGTCATCATTATCTCTCCTCTTATGAACTCCTTCAATCTTTCAACCAGCAATCTCTCAAAAGGCTCTTCCTCAAAACGCACATCGGTGTACCCATACCTCACCACACATCGGAACACATAAATATCATTTGGTTCTACCCTGCGGAAGAGGAATCGTTCCTCCACTGGAACCTTGCTTATGGGGAGAGACTTGATTGAGACGAAAACAAGAACTGAATGCAATGCAGGCACATTTTCCATGTAATGCTTGAAGATGGGCGGGATGCCATGAACAAGCTCAGAGTAGAAGATGGCCAATCCTGGTATTCTACTAAAGTTTGTGCTCACTACTAATTCCTTCACCACCTCAGGAGAAATCTTGTGATCCAGATCATAATAGTATTTCCTCCGGTACACATCATTCCAAATGTACATTATGGTCATCAGAACTAAGGCAAAGGCCAAGGGTAGATACCCTCCTTGATCAAACTTGTAGAGGACTGAACTTAGATACAGAAGCTCAATGCTACCAATGACCACAACATATGAGATCACAAGTAGGATATGGGTTTTCCATATCATGATCATCACAAGAACCAGAAATAATGAGGTGAGGGTCATCACGAACACCACTGCAATCCCTACACCAACAAAGACTTGCAATCATGATCATTTTGAAACATCACTAAGCTCGAGAAAAgctgaaaaatgaaaatatgaaagaagatGTGGGTAGATTACCATATGCATTTCCAATCTTTGTGGTAGTCTTAAACCCTGCAGTGACCCCTACACAAGCCAGCATGAGAAGGTAATTGACCTCAGGAATGTACACTTGCCCTTCATACTTAGTCGATGTATGCATAATCTTCACTCGAGGAAAGCACCCTAGTGAGAGAGACTGCTGGATAATGGAGAAAGTCCCAGATATCATAGCTTGACTGGCAATGATCGCCGCTGACACAGCCACAACAAACATCGGCCAGTACAGACCATCTGCACCAGAGAAACCCCACCTTaaccaataaaaaaactaacaagAAGACAGAAAACAAACTCTAAAGCCAGAATGCTTACGTGGTATGGACTTGAAGAAAAGGTCAGCAACATCCTGATGGTGTTTCCGGAGAAAAGAGGCTTGTCCAGTATATGCCAATACAAGAGCTGGGTATGTGACAGCGCACATACTTATTTGAATTGATCGAACTGTGAAGTGGCCAACATCAGCAAACAGCGCCTCCGTCCCTGCATTTTCCCGAAAACAATCTGAGAAATTTCTCAAGTTAATGATGGAGGAGAATTGATTAATGATCCACATCCAAACCTGTTATGGAGAGGACGGCCCCACCAAGGGAAATCCAGGCTTGTTTCTTGTTCCTTCTGAAGTAATCGATGATGTACTTGGGATTAATGGCTTTAACAACTGTTGGATCAAACTTGATGAAGTTGTAGACCCCAATGCCGCTAATTAACGCGAACCAAACACAGATTATTGGAGCAAAACTGTATCCAACTTTGTCAGTTCCAAATCTTTGAACCATGAAAAGACATACCAAGATGCCTACTGACATCCAAACAATCCTATCTGTGtccaagaaaaaatttatttgagttagaatcattatttaaataaaattataagaaatgtaagaaataaaatttatttacttttttcaactgaggaaaaaaataaaaaataaaataataataaagaaagaatggttaataatttattgtatataataataataataataataataatatgattacatataaccattttttttaaaaaaaattatgatgatgggaaatttttattgtatttaataatttaaacttttaCCTTTTCATCAGTCATGATTAAGAggacaaatcaaaatattattaagaataatTATACGAGGATGTTATTGTAAGTTGAaaggattattttaaatttgtcaaCAGTGCAAacccattattttatttattttctttttccttaaagaGGGTAAATATTCCAAGTTAATAAGCCATTGGATTCAACACTTTTTTCTACACTTTACTAGTCAAAATTGGACAATctgatttttttatcaattaatttggttcaattcaatttttttgtaattaaaaggaataaaataattatagatttacaaatctttaaaaaaaaaaaaatgacctaCAAAAATaccattccatttttttttgaaaaaataattttttttaaaaaaaattatataaaaattatccaaatgttaaataaaaaaattattttagtagttgattttaaaagttgagAAAGATTACCTTGTGTCATTGAATCTGTGACTTCCTTGATACCACCCACAGCAGATAAAACTATAACATGCAAAGTCAAATgtcaaatatatatacaataaaAGACTGAAGGACAAAACTCATTTTCTTTGtcaacaaaaattaataataaagaagaaagTTGAATGCATATTCAACCATATACGTATATCTACTTAAATTAGTCATAAGTAATTTTCAATGATAATAAAAGATAACTTTAGAAAAAGCTAAGCACAAGATGTTTTTTGGCAACAAAAATTTGTAAAAGGAAAAGACATTTATTATGGAAGAAAAAAACCTTTTAATCTCAAATTAACTAAAAAAGGATGATGTaaattatgtttgttttttattttcagagTAAGAAAAGCATTTCCAAAAAATGGTAGTGTGATgtggtttttattttccaaagtaagaaaagtatttccaaaaaaaatgatattgtgACATggtttttatatgatttttactTTCCAAAGTAAGAAAAGTATTTCCAAAAAATGGTAGTGTGATATGGTTTTTACTTTCTAAAGTaagaaaagtattttcaaaaaatatatgtgaaaacaaagatgaaagggaaaaaaaaaatcccttttaATAAATgcataaggaaaaataaaggtGTATGACATTATGTCATTAAATTTGTATGTAAATGGAAAGAAGGATAAAAACTAAGCTAACCTGAGATGCAAGGAGTGAGGACACCATCACCAATCACCATGGAAGTGCCAAGCATTGTGGCAAACAATAGAAAGAACTTTGCAGAGTTGCTCTTCTCTAGCTTGGACTTAAGCTTTGATGCCATCTGCAGTCTTTTACTAGGCAGCTCCAACCGGAAATTGGAGACTTCTCTGTCCTCAGCTTGTTGACTAGGGATCAACCCCACCTTGGCATATCGGCATATAAGAGAATACAAAGCAAATGTCCCTCCTGAAAATTATCCATGGTGTTTAAAAGAAGTGTATTCTAGGCTTAATGAgctattttcctctttttttgaGTTATAATGTGAACCACATATTTAGAGTTGAAAAGGCGgcaaggatttaaaaaaaaaaaagattcattGGATTGAGTGCACAATTGTTGATCATTAATTGATCAACCAGATACGAGGGACCCCAGTAGGAGCCTGCATGGTTATTTTCAAGGGCAAGTATCACAGTTTGATACATCAAAGTTGGCCTTCAATGGTGTTTTTCACTCATCTCATCTATGATCAAGACTagaaaaaaatggcaaaaataaaaataaaaatcaagaaattaataaaCCATTTTGCCTTGTTGGTATGGAAAAGTCTTAATATGTGGCAtatttctaaaaagaaaagatgatggGTTCATGCCataaaagaaaagatagaaaaagaagATCACAGTACgatacatataaattaaaatcaaaggtCGTTAATGATCATGAGCTCTCACCATCGCCATTATCAGTGGCCTTCAACACAGTCAAGACGTACTTGAAGAGAGGGATGAGGGTGAGGGTGTAGAAGATGATAGAAAGAACCCCCAGAATGTCATCATTATGTTTGACACCATCAGTGAAAGTGCTTGCATACACGTACAACGGCGAAGTTCCAATGTCCCCATACACTATTCCAAGGCTCTGAAACGCCAGGTGCAGTATCACAGACCAGTCCTTCGTATCCTTCAAAacagaaattcaaaaaaaaaaaaaaaaaaaatcaaatcttctTTCTCCCAGTTGCCATGCATAATAACGAGAAAATGATATCAGGAAAGGGTGGGGGGTACAGACCTTGGAGCCATGGTGGCTGCGACCATGTACAGTCCCGGACTCCATGTCTAGGGAGTCCATACGACGCAGTTTTCCCCATGAGAGTTTCTTTGATTTGAGGCCTTGATCATGGGTGTCGTCCGGGCTGTTTACCACATCAGAAGACATTTTCTATGATCTGAAAAGGGCTTTGATTAGACCGGAGCGTTTGCAGAAGGTGCAGAGGCCAATTTAAAGGCACAGAAAGGTCTGAAAACCGCGTGGtttgattttatgaataatGAATGAGTAAACGAGATTCCGAGAGTGTTTTTTTACCATTTATTTTTCAGATTTATTGGAAAACGCGTTATCAGTAAATAAACTTCCCCCATATTAGTCGGATGGTTGATATCAGACCTCTTCTTGCCTTttctaaatttatgatattaattaatatttactttTTGAAGATACGACTTCTTATTATATTCCtttacaaatttgaaaatattttttgaattagtatattactaaaaatattttttaattaatatatatacttatatatattttttaaatcctcaTGCCtacaataaaaatgatatatcttcatgtttaaaaacctttttctaTTCTTACGTTTTAAGtgcaaaaacaattttaatatttttaatatttaaatataaaaaaattcaaatgttaaaaagattaaaaaaaaacgttttttaaaatcactatgattctatttttttttttactttgttttccattttaaaaataaaaataaacattacaataattctttttttaataattaagttgagaaaaatattacatttataatttctttcatcattattttttttctatcatcacattcatttaattaataaaattagatttaattaaattaaaaaataataatgattttaaaaaatattttaaatcttttgtaGTTGGCTATATTTAACTGCACATTAATAGATacccaaaatttattatttaaaaaaaggtaataaattAGAGACAACGACAGCGCAACCCTACTCTTGGCTGTGGAAAGGACCATGTACTCACGTGATAGAAAGTTGAGAGGTGTCCAACAAAAGACGCGAGTGAATTGTCCACATGCATGGGGGCGAGTAGAACTTTCCAATGGGGTGAAAATTCTAAAGCATCACGTTCAGATCGGTCATAGCCACGTGTTACACGCATTCTTTCTGCATCATCACATATCACAGGAAGCCTATCACAGGTTGACCCTAAGACGGATTGGGTATATTCATGGGCCTTGTTTggaaaatataatatcaaaaaaatcACAGCAATctgagtttaaaaaatataaatttaagtagctttttaaaaataattaggatcTTAACATTTTATACACTTTGGTGTACAAcctttatctttaataattcaGATACTACTTTTTAATGGGATAAGTTTtatctattataattttaagtatcatctattttatgattaaaaaaaagttaaatgaacACAATAGataaagtgataaaaaaaaaaaggaccatGAAATGAAACTTCTCCATATAAGAAGatgcataaaaaataataattaaaaagataaaattattgaTCTCTCTCCTCCCCTTCCTAAAAGAGGAAATTGATTATTGTTCTTTTACATTATAAAGATAGAATTCTTGTCAGATTTATGAACAAATataatatctaatttttttttcataatggaAAAGGcgctctctctctcatccaaaGAAGAGAACATTGACTATTGCTCCTTTACATTCATAACGATAGAATTCTTTAGAATTCATTAACTAATATAATGTCTAATTCTTTTCCAAAATGGAAATGGTGGATTGAAACGTTACCCTACCAATGCCAAaactatcaaataaaatatgcctctttttctctctttctcatcCCCTTACTAGAAAAGGAAACTAGTTATTGCTCTTTTGCATTATGGAGATAAAATTCTTATCAAATTCATGAACTAACATAATGTCTAATtcctttctgtaatgaaaaaGGCGCTCTCTCTCTTTCATCCAAAGAAAAGA includes:
- the LOC100249390 gene encoding potassium transporter 5; the encoded protein is MSSDVVNSPDDTHDQGLKSKKLSWGKLRRMDSLDMESGTVHGRSHHGSKDTKDWSVILHLAFQSLGIVYGDIGTSPLYVYASTFTDGVKHNDDILGVLSIIFYTLTLIPLFKYVLTVLKATDNGDGGTFALYSLICRYAKVGLIPSQQAEDREVSNFRLELPSKRLQMASKLKSKLEKSNSAKFFLLFATMLGTSMVIGDGVLTPCISVLSAVGGIKEVTDSMTQDRIVWMSVGILVCLFMVQRFGTDKVGYSFAPIICVWFALISGIGVYNFIKFDPTVVKAINPKYIIDYFRRNKKQAWISLGGAVLSITGTEALFADVGHFTVRSIQISMCAVTYPALVLAYTGQASFLRKHHQDVADLFFKSIPHGLYWPMFVVAVSAAIIASQAMISGTFSIIQQSLSLGCFPRVKIMHTSTKYEGQVYIPEVNYLLMLACVGVTAGFKTTTKIGNAYGIAVVFVMTLTSLFLVLVMIMIWKTHILLVISYVVVIGSIELLYLSSVLYKFDQGGYLPLAFALVLMTIMYIWNDVYRRKYYYDLDHKISPEVVKELVVSTNFSRIPGLAIFYSELVHGIPPIFKHYMENVPALHSVLVFVSIKSLPISKVPVEERFLFRRVEPNDIYVFRCVVRYGYTDVRFEEEPFERLLVERLKEFIRGEIMMTVTLTHNSGDIVSGELQDGLINGENEREESKQIDEKRHQQDVKKDIEVIDSAAQVGVVHLIGETEVMADKGSRFGKRVLINVGYNILKKNLRQTEKVFDIPHKRILKVGMIYEL
- the LOC100244225 gene encoding potassium transporter 5 → MSSDVVNSPDETHDQGLKSKKLSCGELRRMDSLDMETGTVHGQSHHSSRGSKNWSVILHLAFQSIGIVYGDIGTSPLYVYASTFTDGVKHNDDILGVLSLIFYTLTLIPLFKYVLIVLKANDNGGGGTFALYSLICRYAKVGLIPSQQAEDREVSNFRLELPSKRLQMASKLKSKLEKSNFAKLFLLFATMLGTSMVIGDGVLTPCISVLSAVGGIKVALDSMTQDMIVWISVVILVCLFMVQRFGTDKVGYSFAPIICVWFALISGIGVYNFIKFDPTVVKAINPKYIIDYFRRNKKQAWISLGGVVLSITGTEALFADVGHFTVQSIQISMCTITYPALVLAYTGQASFLRKHHEDVGDIFFKSIPHGLYWPMFVVAVSASIIASQAMISGTFSIIQQSLSLGCFPRVKIVHTSTKYEGQVYIPEVNYLLMLACVGVTVGFKTTTKIGNAYGIAVVFVMTLTSSFLVLVMIMIWKTHILLVISYVVVIGSIELLYLSSVLYKFDQGGYLPLAFALVLMTIMYIWNDVYRRKYYYDLDHKISPEMVKELVASTNFSRIPGLAIFYSELVHGIPPIFKHYMENVSALHSVLVFVSIKSLPISKVPMEERFLFRRVNPDNLYVFRCVVRYGYTDVRSEEEPFERLLVERLKEFIREDMMMTPTLTHSNEDMVSGELQNELINGENENEESKRIDEERRQEDVDKDIEAIDRATQAGVVHLIGEIEVMAKKGSKLGKKVLINVGYNILKKNLRQKEKTFDIPHKRMLKVGMIYEL